The genomic window ctccacttacagctgatggaatggccttgggttatccatagctctcacagagctgttcttgaaagggcagcttctgggagagctctctcagccccacctacctcacagggtgtctgtcgtgggggaggaaggtaaatagggttgccaagtccaatttaagaaatatctggggactttgggggtggagccaggagacattatggatggagccaagatcaaggctgtgacaaacataatagaactccaaagagagttctggccatcacaattaaagggactgcacaccttttcaattacttccttccataggaaataatgaaggatagggtcaccttcttttggggctcatggaattggaccctctggtccaatcgttttgaaacttgggggatattttggagagaggcactatatgctgtactgaaaatttggtgcctctacctcaaaaacagccctcccccccgaACCCAATATACCcacggctcaattctccattattttctataggaataaatctccatagggaataatagagttcccagcagacatttccctccccttcccccgctttctgatgaccctgaagcggggggagggcctccaaaccgggggatcccctgcccccacctggggattggcaaccctaaaggtaaatgaaattgtaagccactctgagactctgacattcaaagtgaagggtgggatataaatccaagttcttcttcttcttctttcttctttgcagTTTTTGTCTGAGGACCTTTCTTATTTGCAGTTTGTCTGAGAGGCATCCTCCCATATGAATGCCCAAGATGTTTCATTTCCTTTGCTTTTGGAGGTGGTTTTTGTAGGGAAatcccagctggaactcatttgcatattaggccacacaccccggcaccaagctagccagaactgcgtttctgtgtgtttgtgctcaaaaacaaacaagcaaacaaacaaccctgttggtctctaagggtcTACTAGACTCGGGACTAGAAGATCCAGAAAGAAGATGTCTCTAGTCTCTGCAATAAGGGTTAATCCTTGTTTGCTGGATTTTTCTtgtagttttgtttgttttgtgaaGGGGAGTCTAGTATATCTTATTTACAGATTATGGCAAAAGAAGAGAACATCAGCTTACCGTGGATGTCTTGGATATATTGATATAGATAGGTTTCGTTCGTAATGCAGCAACTATAGATTGGGACAAGCGTTTCTAAGCAGCAAGTGTATGTATCGACTTCCTTGCTTAAATTTCTGAGTTCAAACGATACTTTGTTAGCAGAAAACACTGGCTTGCAAGACTTGGTGCTAGAATTTTCTGTTCTGTTCTCTGCGTAGAAGGTACATAATTCTTCTCTGTTGCGGCCTTTGAACAGTTTCATATGGAACCCGACAGCTCTGGCGGTCAAGGGGCAATGAAATGTCACTGCTCTTCTTGGAAGTCCATCCATCCCCTCAGGAATAGATATATTGTGGTTTTCTAAAGGAAAATGTCAGCAGTGCACAAGAGGAGAAACAGCGTCAGAAATATAAGCAACCTTTTTTGAAATGAATTGAGAGGATCCATTGAAAAAGCAAAGGGGTATTCGATAACGAATTTTTCATAATTTCTTTGGATTTAGGACAGGTATGTCAACCTAAGTGGATGAATACCCTTgggaaggctggactagatggtacCATATCCTGAAGTCTGTGCCACCATTTTAGATCTTGTTTTTAAGCTTTTCAAAATGCTACGTGAGCCTAATCTTGTTGAGGATTGCAACAGGAATGTCAGCCAGATGgaaaaccaggggttttttttgtagcaggaactcctttgcatattaggccacacctccctgatatagcca from Heteronotia binoei isolate CCM8104 ecotype False Entrance Well chromosome 16, APGP_CSIRO_Hbin_v1, whole genome shotgun sequence includes these protein-coding regions:
- the LOC132585225 gene encoding uncharacterized protein LOC132585225; its protein translation is MKLDILTFCLFCFHFEASFVDGDCSSCSKSCKENHNISIPEGMDGLPRRAVTFHCPLTARAVGFHMKLFKGRNREELCTFYAENRTENSSTKSCKPVFSANKVSFELRNLSKEVDTYTCCLETLVPIYSCCITNETYLYQYIQDIHVQASEECFLSAFQSWMLVLLAAFSTVSCICCFLFHCLRSTVSDSHSMLQNHPSSFCDVWALI